Proteins encoded in a region of the Nicotiana tomentosiformis chromosome 9, ASM39032v3, whole genome shotgun sequence genome:
- the LOC138898546 gene encoding uncharacterized protein, which translates to MADDEQRRLERFGRLRPPSFNGAESEYAQGFLDRCERMLRTAGILKMSREAYERHRPVGAAPLTWSEFSVLFLEKFVPQSYREELRRKFEQLRKVGMSVMQYEMRFYELARHAVWLVSTDMERIQRFVDGLTYQLGLLMTRERVSGATFDEVVDIAWQI; encoded by the exons atggcagatgatgagcagaggaggcttgagagatttgggaggcttcgtcCTCCATCATTTAATGGTGCTGAGTCAGAAtatgctcaaggttttctggataggtgtgagcggatgcttcggacagcgggtattttGAAGATGagtagg gaggcttatgagaggcacaggccggtcggtgcagcaccacttacatggtcggagttctccgttctcttcttggagaagttcgtgccgcaatCTTATAGAGAAGAGCTGCGTAggaagtttgagcagcttcgtaaggttggcatgtctgtgatgcagtatgagatgaggttttatgagttggctcgtcatgcagtttggctAGTTTCCACTGATATGGAGAGGATTCAGAGGTTTGTCGATGGTCTCACATATCAGTTagggttgcttatgactagggagagggtatctggtgctacttttgatgaggttgttgacattgcttgGCAGATATAG